A genome region from Diospyros lotus cultivar Yz01 unplaced genomic scaffold, ASM1463336v1 superscaf2, whole genome shotgun sequence includes the following:
- the LOC127793296 gene encoding proteasome subunit alpha type-2-B-like, whose amino-acid sequence MGDSQYSFSLTTFSPSGKLVQIEHALTAVGSGQTSLGIKAANGVVIATEKKLPSILVDETSVQKIQTLTPNIGVVYSGMGPDSRVLVRKSRKQAEQYHRLYKEPIPVTQLVRETAAVMQEFTQSGGVRPFGVSLLVAGFDEKGPQLYQVDPSGSYFSWKASAMGKNVSNAKTFLEKRYTDDMELDDAVHTAILTLKEGFEGQISEKNIEIGIIGTDKKFRVLTPSEIADYLEEVE is encoded by the exons ATGGGAGATAGCCAGTACTCATTCTCTCTAACTACATTCAG TCCTTCTGGGAAGCTTGTCCAAATTGAACATGCCTTAACAGCCGTTGGATCTGGCCAAACATCTTTGGGGATTAAAG CTGCTAATGGCGTTGTTATTGCAACAGAGAAAAAGCTACCATCTATCTTAGTTGATGAAACATCG GTGCAAAAGATTCAGACATTGACCCCCAACATTGGAGTCGTATACAG TGGGATGGGTCCTGACTCTCGAGTTCTAGTTAGGAAGAGTAGGAAGCAAGCTGAACAATATCATCGACTATACAAA GAACCAATTCCAGTCACTCAACTTGTAAGGGAAACCGCTGCTGTTATGCAGGAGTTTACTCAGTCTGG TGGTGTCCGACCATTTGGTGTTTCGCTGTTGGTTGCTGGGTTTGATGAAAAGGGCCCACAGCTGTATCAG GTGGATCCATCAGGTTCATACTTCTCTTGGAAAGCTTCAGCGATGGGGAAGAATGTCTCTAATGCTAAGACATTTCTTGAGAAGAG GTACACGGATGACATGGAGCTTGATGATGCTGTCCACACGGCAATCTTGACCCTGAAGGAGGG ATTTGAAGGGCAGATCTCTGAAAAGAACATCGAGATTGGGATAATTGGCACTGACAAAAAATTCAG AGTGCTAACACCTTCTGAAATTGCCGATTACCTGGAGGAAGTTGAGTAG